From a single Alloactinosynnema sp. L-07 genomic region:
- a CDS encoding CPBP family intramembrane glutamic endopeptidase produces MVWIELIIVFAVTLGLSGLSSLLSLVDALLQPVALSDQTVAINVPQAKADLIDLFKQLLGAVRLIAWGALGAYLLYRSGMRLAAVGLDRTRLGKDAAAGVGLAALIGVPGLGLYLLAHALGVNLAVAPSTLDDTWWRPVALTILAAGNAWAEEMLVVGYLISRLRHLGFRENTSLVTAAVVRGSYHLYQGFGGFIGNVVMGLVFGRVWQRTNRLWPLVIAHTLLDFVAFVGYSLLRGKVSWLP; encoded by the coding sequence ATGGTCTGGATCGAGCTGATCATCGTCTTCGCGGTGACGCTGGGCCTGTCCGGCCTGAGCAGCCTGCTGTCGCTGGTCGACGCCCTGCTGCAACCGGTCGCGCTGTCCGACCAGACCGTCGCGATCAACGTCCCGCAGGCCAAGGCCGACCTGATCGACCTGTTCAAGCAGCTCCTGGGTGCCGTCCGGCTGATCGCCTGGGGCGCGCTCGGCGCCTACCTGCTCTACCGGTCCGGCATGCGGCTGGCCGCGGTCGGCCTGGACCGGACGCGACTGGGCAAGGACGCCGCCGCGGGTGTCGGTCTGGCCGCGCTGATCGGCGTGCCGGGGCTGGGGCTCTACCTGCTCGCCCACGCGCTCGGCGTCAACCTGGCCGTGGCCCCATCCACCCTGGACGACACCTGGTGGCGCCCGGTCGCGCTGACGATCCTGGCGGCGGGCAACGCGTGGGCCGAGGAGATGCTCGTCGTCGGCTACCTGATCAGCAGGCTGCGCCACCTCGGCTTCCGCGAGAACACGTCCTTGGTCACCGCCGCGGTCGTGCGCGGTTCGTACCACCTCTACCAGGGCTTCGGTGGGTTCATCGGCAACGTGGTCATGGGCCTGGTGTTCGGCCGGGTCTGGCAGCGGACCAACCGGCTCTGGCCGCTGGTTATCGCCCACACCCTGCTCGACTTCGTCGCGTTCGTTGGCTACTCGCTGCTGCGCGGGAAGGTCAGCTGGCTGCCGTAA
- a CDS encoding DUF2470 domain-containing protein produces MAANGGRVTLLPACEDPSAADRVVPALHHVHADGTVSVVLSDDHPLVGAAWQAPRGEVATMVELADQAPVPLREPVRGLLWITGWLRALSADEARAQAVLVAEERPDPRLLDVGHGCALLRLEPATMVLADGESTHPVAIREFTAATPDPFAEYEAGWLRHLEISHTDVVGALARHLPAELRGGHVRPLGLDRFGLRLRVEAIDADHDIRLAFSRPVSTAAELGTELRRLVGCPFLASR; encoded by the coding sequence ATGGCGGCCAACGGCGGCCGAGTGACCCTCCTGCCCGCCTGTGAGGACCCGTCAGCCGCCGACCGTGTCGTCCCCGCTCTGCACCACGTCCACGCGGACGGCACCGTCAGCGTCGTGCTGAGCGACGACCACCCGCTGGTCGGCGCGGCATGGCAGGCGCCGCGGGGCGAGGTCGCGACCATGGTCGAACTCGCCGACCAGGCCCCCGTGCCGCTGCGGGAGCCGGTGCGCGGCCTGCTGTGGATCACCGGCTGGCTCCGCGCGCTCAGCGCCGACGAGGCCAGGGCCCAGGCCGTCCTGGTCGCCGAGGAGCGCCCGGACCCGCGACTGCTCGACGTCGGCCACGGCTGCGCGCTGCTGCGCCTGGAGCCGGCCACCATGGTCCTCGCCGACGGCGAGAGCACCCACCCGGTCGCGATCAGGGAGTTCACCGCCGCCACGCCGGACCCGTTCGCCGAGTACGAGGCAGGCTGGCTGCGCCACCTGGAGATCTCCCACACCGACGTCGTCGGCGCCCTGGCCAGGCACCTGCCCGCCGAGTTGCGGGGCGGACACGTGCGCCCGCTGGGGCTGGACCGGTTCGGTCTGCGCCTGCGGGTCGAGGCGATCGACGCCGACCACGACATCCGGCTGGCGTTCTCCCGCCCGGTGAGCACGGCGGCCGAGTTGGGCACCGAGCTGCGCAGGCTGGTCGGCTGCCCGTTCCTCGCGTCCAGGTAG
- a CDS encoding homogentisate 1,2-dioxygenase — MPHYRRVGEIPPKRHTQFRSPEGKLYAEELMGVEGFSSDSALLYHRHLPTAIVNAEVYADFRGPLVANHPLKPRAFRSQDLKWSGANAVTSRRTLMGNADVVIGFVVATEPSPLYRNAVGDELLYCQGGTGTVETIYGALRIEDGDYLVIPTSTTYRVVPDDELRLLTVEASGHIGPPKRYLSKKGQFLEHAPYCERDQHGPTEPMLVDGEDVEVLVRHRGGMTKFTYANHPFDVVGWDGCLYPWVFNIRDFEPITGRIHQPPPAHQTFEGPNFVVCSFVPRKVDYHPLAIPVPYNHANVDSDELMFYVRGNYEARKGSGIEIGSLSLHPGGFTHGPQPGAAEASIGADYFDETAVMVDTFRPLELGEAGLESEDARYAWSWAKRGPDWS; from the coding sequence ATGCCGCACTATCGCCGAGTCGGGGAAATCCCCCCAAAACGGCACACCCAGTTCCGCTCGCCGGAGGGAAAGCTCTACGCCGAAGAGCTCATGGGCGTCGAGGGCTTCTCGTCGGATTCAGCGCTGCTCTACCACCGCCACCTGCCGACCGCGATCGTCAACGCCGAGGTCTACGCGGACTTCCGCGGTCCCCTGGTGGCCAACCACCCGCTCAAGCCCCGCGCCTTCCGCTCGCAGGACCTCAAGTGGTCCGGCGCGAACGCGGTGACGTCCAGGCGGACCCTGATGGGCAACGCCGACGTGGTCATCGGCTTCGTCGTGGCCACCGAACCCAGCCCGCTCTACCGCAACGCCGTCGGCGACGAGCTGCTCTACTGCCAGGGCGGCACCGGCACCGTCGAGACGATCTACGGCGCCCTGCGGATCGAGGACGGCGACTACCTGGTCATCCCGACCTCGACCACCTACCGGGTGGTCCCGGACGACGAGCTGCGCCTGCTGACCGTCGAGGCGAGCGGCCACATCGGCCCGCCCAAGCGCTACCTGTCGAAGAAGGGCCAGTTCCTGGAGCACGCGCCCTACTGCGAGCGCGACCAGCACGGCCCGACCGAGCCCATGCTGGTCGACGGCGAGGATGTCGAGGTCCTGGTCCGCCACCGCGGCGGCATGACCAAGTTCACCTACGCCAACCACCCGTTCGACGTGGTCGGCTGGGACGGCTGCCTCTACCCGTGGGTGTTCAACATCCGCGACTTCGAGCCGATCACCGGCCGGATCCACCAGCCGCCGCCCGCCCACCAGACCTTCGAGGGCCCGAACTTCGTGGTGTGCTCGTTCGTGCCGCGCAAGGTCGACTACCACCCGCTGGCGATCCCGGTGCCCTACAACCACGCCAACGTCGACTCCGACGAGCTGATGTTCTACGTGCGCGGCAACTACGAGGCGCGCAAGGGCTCTGGCATCGAGATCGGCTCGCTGTCACTGCACCCCGGCGGCTTCACCCACGGCCCCCAGCCGGGCGCGGCGGAGGCGTCGATCGGCGCGGACTACTTCGACGAGACCGCCGTCATGGTCGACACCTTCCGCCCGCTGGAACTCGGCGAGGCGGGCCTGGAGAGCGAGGACGCCCGCTACGCCTGGTCCTGGGCCAAACGCGGCCCCGACTGGAGTTAG
- the fahA gene encoding fumarylacetoacetase — translation MTSWIDDPAFAADHPFGPQTLPYGVIEGQGVAVRVGDHALPLRPISGAFGDLADLVAADSLDPLLAAGRPAWSALRARLTELVTATAAPDGAVLLPLAEVRNVLPFTVGDYVDFYSSRDHAENVGKIFRPDGDALFPNWTHLPIGYHGRAGTVVVSGTDVVRPHGQRKGPADPAPVFGPSIRLDIEAEIGFVCGGPVAGQVSTSAAPDHIFGVAVVNDWSARDIQAWEYVPLGPFLGKSFATSIGAWITPLEAFAAARVDVPSPGHARLDYLVEDQSWGLDLRLEVEWNGTVVSRPLFAGMAYSCAQQLAHMTVNGATVRPGDLFASGTVSGPEKHQRGSFLELSWGGKELITLDDGSERTFLEDGDTVAISATAPGPDGSVVGLSTVVGTIVKAA, via the coding sequence GTGACCAGCTGGATCGATGACCCGGCGTTCGCCGCCGACCACCCCTTCGGCCCCCAGACGCTGCCCTACGGCGTCATCGAGGGCCAGGGCGTCGCGGTGCGCGTCGGCGACCACGCGTTGCCGCTGCGGCCCATCTCGGGCGCCTTCGGCGACCTGGCCGACCTGGTTGCCGCCGACTCGCTGGACCCGCTGCTCGCCGCGGGCCGCCCGGCCTGGTCGGCGCTGCGCGCCCGGCTGACCGAACTGGTCACCGCGACGGCCGCCCCGGACGGCGCGGTGCTGCTGCCGCTGGCCGAGGTGCGCAACGTCCTGCCGTTCACCGTGGGCGACTACGTCGACTTCTATTCGTCGCGCGACCACGCGGAGAACGTCGGCAAGATCTTCCGCCCCGACGGCGACGCCCTGTTCCCGAACTGGACCCACCTGCCGATCGGCTACCACGGCCGCGCGGGCACCGTCGTGGTGTCGGGGACCGACGTCGTGCGTCCGCACGGCCAGCGCAAGGGCCCGGCCGACCCGGCGCCGGTGTTCGGCCCGAGCATCCGGCTCGACATCGAGGCCGAGATCGGCTTCGTCTGCGGCGGTCCCGTGGCGGGCCAGGTGTCGACGTCGGCGGCCCCGGACCACATCTTCGGCGTCGCGGTGGTCAACGACTGGTCCGCCCGCGACATCCAGGCCTGGGAGTACGTCCCGCTCGGCCCGTTCCTCGGCAAGTCCTTCGCCACCTCCATCGGCGCCTGGATCACCCCGCTGGAAGCGTTCGCCGCGGCCCGCGTCGACGTGCCGTCACCGGGCCACGCGCGGCTGGACTACCTGGTCGAAGACCAGTCCTGGGGCTTGGACCTGCGGCTGGAGGTCGAGTGGAACGGCACGGTCGTCTCGCGGCCACTGTTCGCGGGCATGGCCTACTCGTGCGCCCAGCAACTCGCCCACATGACCGTCAACGGAGCCACCGTGCGCCCCGGCGACCTGTTCGCGTCGGGGACAGTGTCCGGCCCGGAGAAGCACCAGCGCGGCTCCTTCCTGGAGCTGAGCTGGGGCGGCAAAGAGCTGATCACACTCGACGACGGCTCCGAGCGCACCTTCCTGGAGGACGGGGACACGGTGGCCATCTCGGCGACCGCGCCCGGCCCGGACGGCTCGGTCGTCGGGCTGTCGACGGTGGTCGGCACGATCGTGAAGGCGGCCTAG
- a CDS encoding helix-turn-helix domain-containing protein has protein sequence MPGIRSAGPITRPAGAAKESSLTLDRGLALLQAVADSDTEAPTISDLANAIGASRAAVYRLLVPLQARGLVRREGSRVRLGLGLLQLAAKVAPQLRIAALPALRMIAEEVGATAHLTVADGDEAQAVAVVEPSWTAYHVAYRVGTRHALHKGASGKAIGLRSDEQGWVGSTGELQAGAFGIAAPVLGVAGLRASVGVVTFEPLDGLTVGPKVIAAAAAVADALR, from the coding sequence GTGCCAGGCATCAGATCGGCGGGGCCGATCACCAGACCGGCGGGCGCGGCGAAGGAGAGTTCGCTGACCCTCGACCGCGGCCTGGCGCTGCTGCAGGCCGTGGCCGACTCGGACACCGAGGCCCCGACGATCAGCGACCTGGCCAACGCCATCGGCGCTTCGCGGGCTGCGGTGTACCGCCTGCTGGTCCCGTTGCAGGCGCGCGGTTTGGTCCGGCGTGAGGGTTCGCGGGTGCGGTTGGGCCTGGGGCTGCTGCAACTGGCCGCCAAGGTCGCGCCGCAACTGCGGATCGCCGCCCTGCCCGCGTTGCGGATGATCGCTGAGGAAGTCGGAGCCACCGCCCACCTGACGGTGGCCGACGGCGACGAAGCCCAGGCGGTCGCGGTGGTCGAACCGTCGTGGACGGCGTATCACGTGGCATACCGGGTCGGCACCCGCCATGCGCTGCACAAGGGCGCGTCGGGCAAGGCGATCGGGCTGCGGTCGGATGAGCAAGGCTGGGTCGGCTCGACGGGCGAGTTGCAGGCGGGAGCTTTTGGTATCGCGGCACCGGTTTTGGGGGTCGCGGGCCTGCGGGCGAGTGTTGGCGTGGTGACCTTCGAGCCGTTGGACGGTTTGACGGTGGGCCCGAAAGTGATCGCCGCCGCCGCCGCTGTGGCCGACGCGCTGCGCTGA
- a CDS encoding DUF397 domain-containing protein, whose product MTRGGWRKSGYSSNPSGDCVEVLLSARAAAVRDSKNADGPSLTLAAGTWAAFVASLTS is encoded by the coding sequence ATGACGCGTGGCGGGTGGCGCAAGAGCGGCTATAGCAGCAATCCGAGCGGCGACTGCGTCGAAGTCCTGCTCAGCGCCCGCGCCGCGGCCGTCCGCGACTCCAAGAACGCGGACGGCCCATCGCTCACACTCGCCGCAGGCACCTGGGCGGCCTTCGTTGCCTCTCTGACCTCGTAG
- a CDS encoding radical SAM protein, with protein MNPSFVWLEITGKCQLSCSHCYADSGPQGTDGAMTPDNWGSVIDQAVGLGTEMVQFIGGEPTLHRALPDLVGRALGRGLQVEVFSNLVHVPTSLWEVFTQPGVSLATSYYADSADQHESITKGRGSYGRTKANIIEALRRSIPLRVGVIDVLDGQRVEQAREELAALGVTGEVRVDHLRQVGRGIRKQQPSLSQLCGHCAQDKIAVSATGDVWPCVFSRWLPVGNVRHDALADILAGPTMVTTTATLREHFGGDSPDLAKPCDPQCGPNCSPACNPSCWPTGAGPCGPKGGCQPNYDK; from the coding sequence GTGAATCCGTCGTTCGTGTGGCTTGAGATCACCGGCAAATGCCAGTTGAGTTGTTCGCATTGCTATGCGGACTCCGGCCCGCAGGGCACCGACGGCGCAATGACACCAGACAACTGGGGCAGCGTCATCGACCAGGCCGTGGGCTTGGGTACCGAGATGGTGCAGTTCATCGGTGGCGAGCCCACCCTCCACCGCGCATTGCCCGACCTTGTCGGGCGTGCGTTGGGTCGCGGGCTGCAAGTCGAGGTGTTCAGTAACCTCGTGCATGTGCCCACGTCGCTATGGGAAGTCTTCACACAACCCGGTGTGAGCCTCGCGACGAGTTACTACGCCGACAGCGCCGATCAACACGAGTCCATCACCAAAGGACGCGGAAGCTACGGCCGGACGAAGGCGAATATCATCGAGGCTCTGCGGCGCTCAATTCCGCTGCGAGTCGGAGTGATCGACGTGCTAGATGGGCAGCGCGTCGAGCAAGCACGCGAAGAACTCGCAGCCCTCGGTGTCACAGGCGAGGTGCGCGTCGACCATCTGCGGCAGGTCGGCCGAGGTATCCGCAAGCAGCAACCGAGCCTAAGTCAACTCTGCGGACACTGCGCACAAGACAAGATCGCCGTGTCCGCGACCGGCGACGTGTGGCCGTGTGTGTTCTCCCGCTGGTTGCCTGTGGGCAACGTCCGACACGACGCTCTCGCCGACATACTCGCTGGACCGACGATGGTGACGACCACGGCCACCCTGCGCGAGCATTTCGGCGGCGACTCCCCGGACTTGGCCAAGCCCTGCGACCCTCAGTGCGGGCCGAACTGTAGCCCGGCGTGCAACCCGTCATGCTGGCCAACGGGCGCTGGACCCTGTGGCCCCAAGGGCGGATGTCAGCCCAACTACGACAAGTAG
- a CDS encoding AAA family ATPase, producing MFVSRAYVPDGLRPDNLRSWPYTVPAVAGVVEQGIEFTHPVTFLVGDNGTGKSTLVEAIAEGFKLDARGGRAARKSGDANPTKTPLGEVLRLETTAKGAGMLAGPRLKKKGFFLRAETAFSMTENLGGVPGYWDDNTAEMSHGEGFLAVFRSMFRDPGFYVMDEPESALSFTACLHLVALMYDLGQSGAQVVCATHSPILASTPGADIIELGEHGLRRVKWADLQLVDSWRRYLENPGAYLRHLTAP from the coding sequence GTGTTCGTCAGCCGCGCGTATGTCCCTGACGGGCTACGCCCCGACAATCTCCGGAGCTGGCCGTACACGGTTCCGGCGGTCGCCGGCGTCGTCGAACAAGGCATCGAGTTCACCCACCCGGTGACGTTTCTGGTCGGCGACAACGGTACAGGCAAGTCGACCCTTGTCGAGGCCATCGCCGAGGGGTTCAAGCTGGACGCGCGCGGCGGACGAGCAGCACGAAAGTCGGGCGACGCCAATCCCACCAAGACTCCGCTTGGTGAGGTGCTGCGGCTGGAGACCACCGCCAAGGGGGCGGGCATGTTGGCCGGTCCACGCTTGAAGAAGAAGGGCTTCTTCCTGCGTGCCGAAACCGCGTTCAGCATGACTGAGAACCTTGGCGGTGTTCCCGGTTACTGGGACGACAACACGGCCGAGATGAGCCACGGCGAGGGCTTTCTCGCCGTGTTCCGGTCGATGTTTCGCGACCCTGGCTTCTACGTGATGGACGAACCCGAGTCGGCGCTGTCGTTCACGGCCTGCCTGCACCTCGTCGCTCTGATGTACGACCTTGGGCAGTCAGGGGCACAGGTCGTGTGCGCGACGCACTCGCCGATCCTGGCCTCGACGCCGGGCGCTGACATCATCGAACTGGGCGAGCACGGACTGCGGCGCGTGAAATGGGCCGACCTTCAACTCGTTGATTCTTGGCGTCGATACCTGGAAAACCCCGGCGCCTACCTACGCCACCTCACCGCGCCATGA
- a CDS encoding TMEM165/GDT1 family protein: MGTALIAFVSAYALVFVVELPDKTLVATLILTTRYRALPVFAGVSAAFAVQCVIAATFGGVLTLLPDRVVAAVVAVLFAIGALLLLREGFSTDSDSAETTVGPNGPTSFWRAALTSFGVLFAAEWGDASQIATAGLSARYAEPVWVGLGAWAALVSVAGIAVLLGKKIAERIKPHLIQRVAGVVFAVFAALAAYTAIFG, encoded by the coding sequence GTGGGAACCGCACTGATCGCCTTCGTCTCGGCGTACGCCCTGGTCTTCGTCGTGGAGTTGCCCGACAAGACCCTGGTGGCGACGCTGATCCTGACCACCCGCTACCGCGCCCTGCCGGTGTTCGCCGGGGTGAGCGCGGCCTTCGCCGTCCAGTGCGTGATCGCCGCCACCTTCGGCGGCGTGCTGACCTTGTTACCCGATCGGGTGGTCGCCGCCGTCGTGGCCGTGCTGTTCGCCATCGGCGCCCTATTGCTGCTTCGGGAAGGCTTCTCCACCGACTCGGACTCCGCCGAAACCACGGTTGGCCCCAACGGCCCAACCTCCTTCTGGCGCGCCGCCCTGACCTCCTTCGGCGTCCTCTTCGCCGCCGAATGGGGGGACGCTTCACAGATCGCGACGGCGGGGTTGAGCGCTCGTTACGCGGAGCCGGTGTGGGTCGGGTTGGGGGCGTGGGCGGCGCTGGTGTCGGTGGCGGGGATAGCGGTCCTGCTGGGCAAGAAGATCGCCGAGCGGATCAAGCCACACCTGATCCAGCGAGTCGCGGGCGTGGTGTTCGCGGTGTTCGCCGCCCTGGCCGCCTACACGGCGATCTTCGGTTAG
- a CDS encoding cytochrome ubiquinol oxidase subunit I, which produces MDVLDLARWQFGITTVYHFLMVPLTIGLSVLVAGMQTAWVRTGNEKYLRMTKFWGKLLLINFAMGVVTGIVQEFQFGMTWSEYSRFVGDVFGAPLAMEGLVAFFVESTFLGLWIFGWDRLPRRIHLGCAWAFSLATIASAYFILAANSWMQHPVGVELVDGRPRLTSIWAVLGNNTALTAVPHTVAGCFAVAGAFLVGIGAWHLWRNRGDRPVWRASVKLGAWVGMVAFALLAGTGDLQAKLMFEQQPMKMAAAEALCHTEAPASFSIFAVGDVARPDCENVKSITVPALLSFLAHSDLTTEVRGINQLVAEYQAEYGTNYPVDERLGELSGKPIDYVPMLPVTYWGFRLMIGFGALSALVGAAVLWLTRKGRLPRGRWFPRLALAGIVLPFAANSAGWIFTEMGRQPFVVAPNPSGVDGVWLFTAQGVSGLAVGEVLTSLIVLTLVYGALAVVEVYLITRYARGGVAAVMPEKTDEPGDTLAFAY; this is translated from the coding sequence GTGGACGTACTCGACCTCGCGCGGTGGCAATTCGGGATCACCACCGTCTACCACTTCCTCATGGTCCCCCTCACGATCGGCCTGTCCGTACTGGTCGCCGGGATGCAGACGGCCTGGGTGCGCACGGGTAACGAGAAGTACCTGCGCATGACGAAGTTCTGGGGCAAGCTGCTGCTGATCAACTTCGCCATGGGCGTGGTCACCGGCATCGTCCAGGAGTTCCAGTTCGGGATGACCTGGAGCGAGTACTCCCGCTTCGTCGGCGACGTGTTCGGCGCCCCGTTGGCGATGGAGGGGCTGGTCGCGTTCTTCGTCGAGTCGACCTTCCTCGGCCTCTGGATCTTCGGCTGGGACCGACTGCCGCGTCGGATCCATCTGGGATGCGCCTGGGCGTTCAGCCTCGCGACCATCGCCTCGGCTTACTTCATCCTCGCGGCGAACTCGTGGATGCAGCACCCCGTCGGGGTCGAACTGGTCGACGGCCGACCCCGGCTGACCTCGATCTGGGCCGTGCTGGGCAACAACACCGCGCTGACCGCCGTGCCGCACACGGTCGCGGGCTGCTTCGCCGTCGCGGGGGCGTTCCTCGTCGGGATCGGGGCGTGGCACCTGTGGCGGAACCGGGGCGACCGGCCGGTGTGGCGGGCGTCGGTGAAGTTGGGCGCCTGGGTCGGGATGGTGGCGTTCGCGCTGCTCGCGGGCACCGGTGACCTCCAGGCGAAGCTGATGTTCGAGCAGCAGCCGATGAAGATGGCCGCCGCCGAGGCGCTGTGCCACACCGAGGCGCCCGCCAGTTTCTCGATCTTCGCGGTCGGTGACGTTGCCCGGCCGGACTGCGAGAACGTCAAGTCGATCACCGTGCCCGCGCTGCTGTCCTTCTTGGCGCACAGCGACCTCACCACCGAGGTCCGTGGCATCAACCAGTTGGTCGCCGAGTACCAGGCCGAGTACGGCACCAACTACCCGGTCGACGAACGCCTCGGCGAACTGTCCGGCAAACCCATCGACTACGTGCCGATGCTCCCGGTCACCTACTGGGGCTTCCGCCTGATGATCGGCTTCGGCGCGCTGTCGGCGCTGGTCGGCGCGGCCGTGCTCTGGTTGACGCGCAAGGGCAGGCTGCCGCGCGGGCGATGGTTCCCCCGGTTGGCACTGGCCGGGATCGTGCTGCCGTTCGCGGCCAACAGCGCGGGCTGGATCTTCACCGAGATGGGGCGGCAGCCGTTCGTCGTGGCGCCCAATCCGTCCGGTGTGGACGGTGTGTGGCTGTTCACCGCGCAAGGGGTGTCCGGACTGGCGGTGGGCGAGGTGCTGACATCGCTGATCGTGTTGACGCTGGTCTACGGCGCGCTCGCCGTGGTCGAGGTGTATCTGATCACCCGGTACGCGCGCGGCGGGGTGGCCGCGGTGATGCCCGAGAAGACCGACGAACCGGGCGACACGCTCGCGTTCGCGTACTGA
- the cydB gene encoding cytochrome d ubiquinol oxidase subunit II, protein MDLAVVWFCVITLLWLGYLFLEGFDFGVGMLLPILAKDNTERRVMINTIGPVWDGNEVWVIVAIGATFAAFPEWYAALLSGAYLPLLVVLVGLIGRGVAFEYRGKVDSDTWRRRWDRVIVAGSWIPALGFGLLIATTVFGLPLDANGNRVGSVFAAVRWETVLGALAVAGFALVHGAVFLSLKTDGDIRLRARRLAARIGPYALLPLGGLLVWAQVESGAVWTWVAVGVAVIGATLAFERIERGREGQAFAALAVVIAASVVALFGALYPNVLPSTLDSEFSLTVAGAASSPYTLGVMSWVALFGTPAVLVYQGWTYWVFRKRVSAAHIPAVHAP, encoded by the coding sequence ATGGATCTCGCGGTCGTCTGGTTCTGTGTGATCACCTTGCTGTGGCTGGGCTATCTGTTCCTGGAGGGTTTCGACTTCGGTGTCGGCATGCTGCTGCCGATCCTGGCCAAGGACAACACCGAGCGACGCGTCATGATCAACACCATCGGGCCGGTGTGGGACGGCAACGAGGTCTGGGTGATCGTCGCGATCGGCGCCACCTTCGCCGCGTTCCCCGAGTGGTACGCCGCCCTGCTCAGCGGCGCGTACCTGCCGCTGCTGGTGGTCCTGGTCGGCCTGATCGGGCGCGGGGTCGCCTTCGAGTACCGCGGCAAGGTCGACTCCGACACCTGGCGGCGACGCTGGGACCGGGTGATCGTCGCGGGTTCGTGGATCCCGGCGCTGGGCTTCGGGCTGCTCATCGCCACCACCGTCTTCGGGCTTCCCTTGGACGCCAACGGGAACCGGGTCGGCTCGGTGTTCGCCGCGGTCCGGTGGGAGACAGTGCTAGGCGCGCTCGCCGTGGCCGGGTTCGCGCTGGTGCACGGCGCGGTGTTCCTGTCGCTCAAGACCGACGGCGACATCCGGCTGCGGGCCCGGCGCCTCGCCGCGCGGATCGGCCCGTACGCGCTGCTGCCGCTGGGCGGGCTGCTCGTCTGGGCCCAGGTCGAGTCAGGCGCGGTGTGGACGTGGGTGGCCGTGGGGGTGGCGGTGATCGGCGCGACGCTGGCGTTCGAGCGGATCGAGCGCGGCCGCGAGGGTCAGGCGTTCGCGGCGCTGGCGGTGGTGATCGCCGCGTCGGTGGTCGCGCTGTTCGGGGCGCTGTACCCGAACGTCCTTCCCTCTACTTTGGACTCGGAGTTCTCGCTGACGGTCGCGGGCGCCGCGTCGAGCCCGTACACGCTGGGGGTGATGAGCTGGGTCGCGCTGTTCGGCACGCCCGCCGTGCTGGTCTACCAGGGGTGGACGTACTGGGTGTTCCGCAAGCGGGTCAGCGCCGCGCACATCCCGGCGGTGCACGCGCCATGA